One stretch of Glycine soja cultivar W05 chromosome 7, ASM419377v2, whole genome shotgun sequence DNA includes these proteins:
- the LOC114418782 gene encoding nucleoside diphosphate kinase 1-like — protein sequence MAEQTFIMIKPDGVQRGLIGEIISRFERKGFYLKGLKLVTVDRPFAEKHYADLSAKPFFSGLVDYIVSGPVVAMIWEGKNVVTTGRKIIGATNPAQSEPGTIRGDFAIDIGRNVIHGSDSVESANKEIALWFPEGPANWQSSQHSWIYE from the exons ATGGCCGAGCaaaccttcatcatgatcaagCCAGATGGCGTTCAAAGAGGCCTT ATTGGCGAGATTATTAGCAGATTTGAGAGGAAGggtttttacttgaaag GGTTGAAACTCGTTACTGTGGACCGTCCTTTTGCTGAGAAGCACTATGCTGATTTGTCTGCAAAGCCTTTCTTTAGTGGTTTGGTGGATTACATTGTCTCTGGCCCTGTTGTTGCCATGATCTGGGAGGGTAAGAATGTTGTTACAACTGGCCGAAAGATTATCGGAGCCACAAACCCAGCTCAATCTGAGCCTGGAACTATTCGTGGTGACTTTGCTATTGACATTGGAAG GAATGTTATCCATGGAAGTGATTCAGTTGAGAGTGCTAACAAGGAAATTGCATTGTGGTTCCCTGAGGGCCCTGCTAACTGGCAAAGCTCCCAGCACTCTTGGATCTATGAGTAA